The genomic window cttttaaaatacattgataaaaaaaaaaaaacctaaaaaacatgaaatttataaataatgatagttaGAAACTGTTGAGATTGTATCTAAGATAATTGTATATTGAAAGATAAAAcctgaattttaataaaaatttaaaattgtactacctattgttaactataaagaaaaaaaaataataaaactatactatTGCATAACGTACTGTAAACaacttaatacctatattttatatatttatcaatattttattaaataatactttattgtatgtttcattagatttataataccaaattataatataattatatgccataataaaatgttttaagatatatttcTCAAAGATGGAGAATAACACATCtaactatttaagtataattgatttgcttctcaataaatatataattttattgggatttatgtaaaattttcattcatttttgagattacctatctattaaataaatatacaataatatggtaatgGATGTTTTGTGTTACCAACACAATTTAActccaaaaattgaaaataaaatgtattacacaagtattcataaataattgaaaggaTAACCGAGGATaacttaactaaattaaacataaattttatttaaaatatataagaattatctctttttaaataaaatgttaaactatttttgtataagtataatttaaattaatgccTATGAATTTACAAGTGATGAGCTAATGATTCATAATCTTaagatcaaatataaaaagtaaatcatATACTGTCTATGTAATAAAAACCTACtatcacataattttattagtattttttaatttgtaattttggtCACACTACACAAggtttataggtaataagtaatattattttaatgataagaatttattacaatttattgcgTAAACTTCTTTGTGGAAGTTCAGAggttaatttctttaaattttcaaatcaaaatttttttgtggtatataaaattataaatttcaaacgtaacaatttaaaactatggTTGACATGcatcaatattatagtcatgcgcttaaaattgttttggagGCAGGTGAAGTAAGttgatttagattttttattaatgtaaaagtttaatttaacataaaatatattttttagctaTTGTTAAAAGGTTTTAAAAGCCCAAAAGAAatatcaactaaaaaaaataataaggacTTTGTAACACAATACGACAAACTcattgaaaaaacaataattgacaATATACTTAAACTATATCCAAATCATAAGTATAAGAAATTTGATCATTgagaaaacattaattattataaatactgatgaaaaaacaaatttgtatacCTAGATTTGTGGCAGAAGAAAGTGctgccaataatattataacggagGAGCCTACATGGATACTTGATCCAATTGATGGAACAACTAATTTCATACAAGGATTTCCATTTTGCTGTATTTCATTGGCATTGGcagtaaaaaatgaaataataataggaatagtttataatccgataataaatcaattatttactgCTCAAAAGGGGGAAGGTGcatatttgaataatgaaaaaatacaagtGTCAAGTACTGAaggtaattacaataaattagacattttagttgatttaaatttttaactataaatatatatataataatttgtataatatataacttgctttaaaaacattaaataaaaatcctcGGGAAAttgcttaatattaatttaaaatggtatACGCTTGAAAAGAATTCAGCTtcacaaaatgttattgtctcatattataattataatatattataatggtctAAACGAAAATGcctaacaaatattataatcatacataaatcaaaatatattttaattttccccAAAAACAAcagaatttgtaaattaaaaaaaaatggtattattataaagttgctTGTTTGTTCATAATCTAGTAAgagttacct from Aphis gossypii isolate Hap1 chromosome 1, ASM2018417v2, whole genome shotgun sequence includes these protein-coding regions:
- the LOC114121596 gene encoding inositol monophosphatase 1-like — its product is MVDMHQYYSHALKIVLEAGELLLKGFKSPKEISTKKNNKDFVTQYDKLIEKTIIDNILKLYPNHKFVAEESAANNIITEEPTWILDPIDGTTNFIQGFPFCCISLALAVKNEIIIGIVYNPIINQLFTAQKGEGAYLNNEKIQVSSTEDLEDAMFGNELYFKVNIRNLRGSRHLGSAAISLCYLAMGALDICYLKKLKCWDVAAGILIIQEARGIVLDSTGDEYKDIMNPDILAACTRKLAENFLKLKNDNF